In Streptococcus oralis, a single window of DNA contains:
- a CDS encoding DEAD/DEAH box helicase has protein sequence MKTKLPTEWQELSDQLGFQEFTPIQTQLFEPILAGENLLGVSPTGTGKTLAYLLPSLLRLQKKKAQQLLILAPNTELAGQIFDVCKTWSEAIGLTAQLFLSGSSQKRQIERLKKGPEILIGTPGRIFELIKLKKIKMMNVETIILDEFDQLLDDSQIHFVEKITHYAPRNHQLIYMSATTKFDQEKIAPNTRTIDLSDQKLDNIQHFYMQVDQRHRVDMLRKLAHVEDFRGLVFFNSLSDLGSAEEKLQYRDVLAISLASDVNVKFRKVILEKFKDKQLTLLLSTDLLARGIDIDSLECVVNFDIPRDIETYTHRAGRTGRMGKEGYVITLVTHPEELKKLKKFATVREIVLKNQELYIK, from the coding sequence ATGAAAACCAAACTACCGACTGAATGGCAGGAATTGAGTGACCAACTCGGTTTCCAAGAATTTACCCCCATTCAAACTCAACTATTTGAGCCCATTCTTGCTGGAGAAAACCTCCTAGGAGTAAGCCCAACAGGAACTGGTAAGACCCTAGCTTACCTCCTGCCAAGTCTTCTCAGACTACAAAAGAAAAAAGCCCAGCAACTCTTGATTCTAGCACCAAATACGGAACTTGCTGGACAGATTTTTGATGTATGTAAAACGTGGTCAGAGGCTATCGGCTTAACTGCTCAGCTCTTCCTATCAGGTTCAAGTCAGAAACGCCAGATTGAACGCCTTAAAAAAGGACCGGAAATTCTGATTGGAACTCCCGGCCGTATCTTTGAGTTGATTAAATTGAAAAAGATCAAGATGATGAATGTGGAAACCATCATCCTGGATGAATTTGACCAATTGCTCGATGATTCTCAGATTCACTTTGTCGAGAAAATCACCCACTACGCGCCTCGTAACCATCAACTCATCTACATGAGTGCGACGACCAAGTTTGACCAAGAAAAGATTGCGCCAAACACGCGCACCATTGATCTCTCTGACCAAAAATTGGATAACATCCAGCATTTCTACATGCAGGTAGACCAACGTCACCGAGTGGACATGCTACGAAAACTAGCACATGTAGAGGATTTCCGTGGTCTGGTCTTCTTTAACAGCTTGTCAGACCTTGGAAGTGCAGAAGAAAAACTACAGTATCGAGATGTCTTGGCTATTTCTCTTGCTAGTGATGTCAATGTCAAGTTTAGAAAAGTTATCTTAGAAAAGTTTAAGGACAAACAGCTAACCCTGCTCCTTTCAACTGACCTTCTGGCTCGCGGAATTGATATCGATAGCTTAGAATGTGTCGTAAACTTTGATATTCCTAGAGACATCGAAACTTACACTCACCGCGCTGGCCGTACAGGTCGCATGGGCAAAGAGGGCTATGTGATCACTCTCGTAACCCATCCAGAAGAGCTTAAAAAACTCAAGAAATTTGCTACAGTTCGAGAAATTGTCCTAAAAAACCAAGAACTCTATATCAAATAA
- the rplU gene encoding 50S ribosomal protein L21: MSTYAIIKTGGKQVKVEVGQAVYVEKLNVEAGQEVTFNEVVLVGGENTVVGTPLVAGATVVGTVEKQGKQKKVVTYKYKPKKGSHRKQGHRQPYTKVVINAINA, translated from the coding sequence ATGAGCACATACGCAATTATCAAAACTGGCGGAAAACAAGTTAAAGTTGAAGTTGGTCAAGCAGTTTACGTTGAAAAATTGAACGTTGAAGCTGGTCAAGAAGTTACTTTTAACGAAGTTGTTCTTGTTGGTGGTGAAAACACTGTTGTCGGAACTCCACTTGTTGCTGGAGCTACTGTAGTTGGAACTGTTGAAAAACAAGGAAAACAAAAGAAAGTTGTTACTTACAAGTACAAACCTAAAAAAGGTAGCCACCGTAAACAAGGTCACCGTCAACCATATACAAAAGTTGTCATCAACGCGATCAACGCTTAA
- a CDS encoding helix-turn-helix domain-containing protein: MSQQHQKWIQIVKDKLNSKGMTQTHLARACGVKKPTISELLKYGKGSDRLKNRVCDVLGIDESRVDLGE, encoded by the coding sequence ATGAGTCAACAACATCAAAAGTGGATTCAGATTGTCAAAGACAAACTGAATTCAAAAGGAATGACACAAACACACCTTGCTCGTGCTTGTGGAGTAAAGAAGCCTACCATTTCAGAATTGCTGAAGTATGGTAAGGGAAGCGACAGATTGAAAAACCGAGTGTGCGATGTCCTAGGCATCGATGAAAGCAGGGTTGATTTAGGAGAGTAG
- a CDS encoding tyrosine-type recombinase/integrase: MTKSSIRKIPLDDSTLELLKKYRQDHWLENKDNRIFSNISNNAVNKALRYIVGRNVHAHSLRHTYASFLISKHVELLSISKILGHENMNITIEVYAHR, translated from the coding sequence ATAACAAAAAGCAGTATCCGAAAGATACCACTTGACGACTCAACTCTAGAATTATTAAAAAAGTACAGACAAGATCATTGGCTGGAAAATAAAGATAATCGTATTTTCTCTAACATATCAAACAATGCAGTCAATAAGGCCTTAAGATATATCGTTGGAAGAAATGTCCATGCTCACTCTCTCAGGCACACTTATGCTTCTTTTTTGATTTCAAAACACGTTGAACTACTATCTATCTCTAAAATCCTTGGCCATGAGAATATGAACATCACTATTGAGGTGTACGCTCACCGTTGA
- a CDS encoding DUF4145 domain-containing protein produces MDSNKLFCLFCGYSVPNHYDTFREEEHYFQIRRPHIKVEENLSDKIAIQTMNCPNCHKVSIDIVGVGSQFPNRIMHFNPISLAKAYPDYIPQTIRNDYEEAHAILNLSPKSSATLSRRCLQGMIRDFWGISKARLVDEIDALKDLVDPSTKKVLDALRKLGNIGAHPEKDVNLIVDIEPNEAHMLLKFIELLMQKWYIERHDNEQLLQDILDLDKDKQNQRKSKNS; encoded by the coding sequence ATGGATTCTAATAAGCTATTCTGCTTGTTTTGCGGTTATTCAGTCCCAAACCACTACGATACATTCCGAGAAGAAGAACACTACTTTCAGATTCGACGTCCACATATTAAGGTTGAGGAAAATTTAAGCGACAAAATAGCAATACAAACAATGAATTGTCCAAACTGTCATAAAGTTTCAATCGATATCGTGGGCGTAGGAAGTCAATTCCCGAATCGAATTATGCACTTCAATCCAATTTCTCTCGCTAAAGCCTATCCAGATTACATCCCGCAAACAATCAGAAATGATTATGAAGAAGCTCACGCTATCTTAAATCTCAGCCCCAAATCCTCCGCAACCCTCTCTAGACGTTGTTTACAAGGAATGATTAGGGATTTTTGGGGAATTTCGAAAGCAAGATTAGTAGATGAGATAGACGCTTTAAAAGATCTTGTTGATCCAAGTACTAAAAAGGTACTTGATGCCCTACGAAAACTTGGAAACATTGGAGCTCATCCAGAAAAAGATGTAAATCTTATAGTAGATATTGAACCCAATGAGGCTCACATGCTGCTGAAATTTATAGAATTACTTATGCAAAAATGGTATATCGAACGCCATGACAACGAGCAATTACTACAAGATATTTTGGATTTGGACAAAGATAAACAAAATCAACGCAAATCTAAAAATTCTTGA
- a CDS encoding YjzC family protein: MSKTPIKPGTDNQKPGYYVEVGPRGGKVTNGHTATIGKGDRLPPTSAKGNGWKKV, from the coding sequence ATGTCAAAGACTCCTATAAAACCTGGAACAGATAATCAGAAGCCTGGTTACTATGTAGAGGTAGGACCTCGAGGTGGAAAAGTCACTAATGGTCATACCGCAACTATCGGAAAAGGTGATCGGCTCCCTCCGACATCAGCTAAAGGCAATGGCTGGAAAAAAGTCTAG
- the rplS gene encoding 50S ribosomal protein L19: MNPLIQSLTEGQLRTDIPSFRPGDTVRVHAKVVEGNRERIQIFEGVVIARKGAGISENYTVRKISNGVGVERIFPIHTPRVEKIEVVRYGKVRRAKLYYLRALQGKAARIKEIRR; encoded by the coding sequence ATGAATCCATTAATCCAAAGCTTGACTGAAGGTCAACTTCGTACAGATATCCCATCATTCCGTCCTGGTGACACAGTTCGTGTACACGCGAAAGTTGTCGAAGGTAACCGTGAACGTATCCAGATTTTTGAAGGTGTTGTTATCGCACGTAAAGGTGCTGGCATCTCAGAAAACTACACAGTTCGTAAAATCTCTAACGGTGTAGGTGTTGAGCGTATCTTCCCAATCCACACTCCACGTGTTGAAAAGATCGAAGTTGTTCGTTACGGTAAAGTACGTCGTGCGAAATTGTACTACTTGCGTGCTCTTCAAGGTAAAGCAGCTCGTATCAAAGAAATCCGTCGTTAA
- a CDS encoding ribosomal-processing cysteine protease Prp yields MIQAVFERAEDGELRSAEITGHAESGEYGLDVVCASVSTLAINFINSIEKFAGYEPILELNEDEGGYLKVDIPADLPSHQREMTQLFFESFFLGMANLSENSSEFVQTRVITEN; encoded by the coding sequence ATGATACAAGCAGTCTTTGAGAGAGCTGAAGATGGCGAGCTGAGGAGTGCGGAAATTACTGGACACGCCGAAAGTGGCGAATACGGCTTAGATGTCGTGTGTGCATCGGTTTCTACGCTTGCCATTAACTTTATCAATTCCATTGAGAAATTTGCAGGCTATGAACCAATCTTAGAATTAAACGAAGATGAAGGTGGCTATCTAAAGGTTGATATACCAGCGGATCTTCCTTCACACCAGAGAGAAATGACCCAGTTATTCTTCGAATCATTTTTCTTAGGTATGGCAAACTTATCGGAGAACTCATCTGAGTTCGTCCAAACCAGAGTTATCACAGAAAACTAA
- a CDS encoding HD domain-containing protein — protein sequence MNEKVFRDPVHNYIHVNNQVIYDLINTKEFQRLRRIKQLGTSSYTFHGGEHSRFSHCLGVYEIARRITEIFEEKYPKEWDPAESLLTMTAALLHDLGHGAYSHTFEHLFDTDHEAITQEIIQSPETEIHQVLLQVAPDFPEKVASVIDHTYPNKQVVQLISSQIDADRMDYLLRDSYFTGASYGEFDLTRILRVIRPIANGIAFQRNGMHAIEDYVLSRYQMYMQVYFHPATRAMEVLLQNLLKRAKELYPGDKDFFARTSQHLLPFFEKNVTLSDYLSLDDGVMNTYFQLWMTSPDKILADLSQRFVNRKVFKSITFSQEDQDQLATMRQLVEEIGFDPDYYTAIHKNFDLPYDIYRPESENPRTQIEILQKNGELAELSSLSPIVQSLAGSRHGDNRFYFPKEMLDQNSIFASITQQFLHLIENDHFTPNKN from the coding sequence ATGAACGAAAAAGTATTCCGTGACCCAGTTCACAACTATATCCATGTAAATAATCAGGTCATCTATGACTTGATCAATACAAAAGAATTTCAACGTCTGCGCCGTATCAAACAGCTAGGAACTTCCAGCTATACCTTCCATGGTGGGGAGCACAGTCGCTTTTCCCACTGTTTGGGGGTCTATGAGATTGCTCGTCGTATCACGGAGATTTTTGAAGAAAAATATCCTAAAGAATGGGACCCTGCTGAGTCTCTCTTGACCATGACCGCTGCGCTCCTTCATGACCTTGGGCATGGGGCCTACTCGCATACTTTTGAACATCTCTTTGATACAGATCATGAGGCCATTACCCAGGAAATCATCCAAAGTCCTGAGACAGAGATTCACCAAGTCCTGCTTCAAGTAGCACCCGATTTTCCGGAGAAGGTAGCCAGTGTCATTGACCATACCTATCCTAACAAGCAGGTGGTGCAACTCATTTCCAGTCAGATCGATGCAGACCGCATGGACTATCTCTTGCGCGACTCCTATTTTACAGGAGCATCTTATGGGGAATTTGACCTGACTCGTATCCTCCGAGTGATTCGTCCTATCGCAAATGGAATCGCATTTCAGCGCAATGGTATGCATGCCATCGAAGACTACGTTCTCAGTCGCTACCAGATGTACATGCAGGTTTATTTCCACCCAGCAACACGCGCCATGGAAGTTCTCCTACAGAATCTCCTCAAGCGCGCCAAAGAACTCTATCCTGGGGACAAAGACTTCTTTGCACGAACTTCCCAACACCTCCTACCTTTCTTTGAAAAAAATGTGACCTTGTCTGACTATCTGTCTCTGGATGATGGCGTGATGAATACTTACTTCCAGCTCTGGATGACCAGTCCTGACAAGATACTAGCCGACTTGTCGCAACGTTTTGTCAACCGCAAGGTCTTTAAATCCATTACTTTTTCTCAAGAAGATCAAGACCAACTCGCAACCATGAGACAACTGGTTGAAGAAATCGGTTTTGATCCAGACTACTATACAGCCATTCATAAGAACTTTGACCTCCCTTATGATATCTATCGTCCCGAATCTGAAAATCCACGGACACAGATTGAGATTCTACAGAAAAATGGAGAACTAGCAGAACTCTCTAGCCTGTCTCCCATCGTCCAATCCCTTGCTGGCAGTCGCCACGGAGATAATCGTTTCTATTTCCCAAAAGAAATGTTAGATCAAAACAGTATCTTCGCAAGCATTACCCAGCAATTTTTACACTTGATTGAGAACGATCATTTTACCCCAAATAAGAACTAG
- a CDS encoding DUF1934 domain-containing protein, producing MKIRMRNTIQFDEQLEVIDQLYDVEVREKGDYSYLLFYNEEKEKVVLKFHGQELVMTRFSSPKTIMRFLKDSDSLAYIPTPMGMQEFIIQTNRYQVDGQKIELAYQLQNQEGHPFASYQLEITWG from the coding sequence GTGAAGATTCGGATGCGAAATACGATTCAGTTTGATGAACAGTTGGAAGTCATAGACCAACTCTATGACGTGGAAGTGCGTGAAAAGGGAGATTATAGCTATCTGCTTTTCTACAATGAGGAAAAGGAAAAAGTGGTTCTCAAGTTTCATGGTCAAGAACTGGTGATGACCCGTTTCTCGAGTCCCAAAACCATCATGCGTTTTCTAAAGGATAGTGATAGTTTAGCCTATATTCCGACTCCGATGGGCATGCAGGAGTTTATCATTCAAACGAATCGTTATCAAGTGGATGGGCAAAAAATTGAGCTCGCCTATCAACTGCAAAACCAAGAGGGGCACCCCTTTGCCAGCTATCAATTAGAAATTACTTGGGGATAA
- a CDS encoding helix-turn-helix domain-containing protein, whose product MLWEKISEKLSERNWTVYKLCLKACIEPAGIYRLRDGEVKALYFDTVKKIVDELEISVDELR is encoded by the coding sequence ATGCTTTGGGAAAAAATATCTGAAAAACTTTCAGAACGAAATTGGACAGTTTATAAACTTTGCTTAAAAGCATGTATCGAACCTGCTGGAATCTATCGTTTAAGAGATGGAGAGGTGAAAGCTTTATATTTTGACACGGTTAAGAAAATTGTTGATGAGTTGGAAATCAGCGTAGATGAATTAAGGTAA
- a CDS encoding Gfo/Idh/MocA family protein, translated as MLKLGVIGTGAISHHFIEASHASGEYQLVAVYSRKLETAATFASRYQDIQLFDQLGDFFKSSFDVVYIASPNSLHFVQAKAALSAGKHVILEKPAVTQPQEWLDLRQTAEKNNCFIFEAARNYHEEAFTTIKNFLADKQVLGADFNYAKYSSKMPDLLAGQTPNVFSDRFAGGALMDLGIYPLYAAIRLFGKAQDATYQAQQLDNSIDLNGDGILFYPDFQVHIKAGKNITSNLPCEIYTADGTLTLNTIEHVRSAIFSDHQGNQVQLPIQQAPHTMTEEVAAFAHMIQQPDQTLYQNWLDDAGSVHDLLYTMRQTAGIRFEAEK; from the coding sequence ATGCTTAAATTAGGTGTTATCGGAACAGGCGCTATCAGCCATCATTTCATAGAAGCATCCCATGCCAGTGGAGAATACCAGCTGGTTGCTGTCTACTCTAGAAAGTTAGAAACTGCGGCAACCTTTGCTTCCCGCTATCAGGATATCCAACTCTTTGATCAATTAGGAGACTTCTTTAAGTCTTCCTTTGATGTGGTCTATATCGCCAGTCCAAACTCCTTGCATTTTGTTCAAGCAAAGGCTGCCTTGTCTGCTGGCAAGCATGTCATTCTTGAAAAACCAGCTGTCACTCAGCCACAAGAGTGGCTGGATTTGAGACAGACAGCTGAGAAAAATAATTGTTTTATCTTTGAAGCAGCACGAAACTACCACGAGGAAGCTTTTACTACTATCAAAAACTTTTTAGCAGACAAGCAAGTGTTGGGAGCAGATTTCAATTATGCCAAGTATTCTTCCAAGATGCCTGACTTATTGGCTGGACAGACGCCAAATGTCTTTTCAGATCGTTTTGCTGGTGGAGCACTTATGGACTTGGGGATTTATCCCCTCTACGCTGCCATTCGCCTCTTTGGAAAAGCTCAGGACGCGACCTATCAGGCTCAACAGCTTGACAATAGCATTGACCTAAATGGAGACGGTATCCTCTTCTACCCTGACTTTCAAGTTCATATCAAAGCTGGGAAAAACATCACTTCCAATCTTCCTTGTGAGATTTACACAGCAGATGGAACCTTGACCCTTAACACGATTGAACATGTCCGCTCAGCTATTTTTAGCGACCACCAAGGAAATCAAGTTCAACTCCCTATACAACAGGCTCCTCATACGATGACTGAGGAAGTTGCTGCATTTGCACACATGATCCAGCAACCAGACCAGACGCTCTACCAGAACTGGCTGGATGATGCAGGTTCTGTTCATGATTTACTCTATACCATGCGCCAGACTGCTGGCATTAGATTTGAGGCAGAAAAATGA
- a CDS encoding YoaK family protein has protein sequence MRLLPIRKISRQSKRLALFLTFCAGYVDAYTFIVRGNTLVAGQTGNVVFLSVGLIQQNVSDASAKVMTLLFFMMGVFFLTLYKEKLRIVKKPILSLIPLAVLSLIIGFVPQTVDNIYLVPPLAFCMGLVTTAFGEVSGIAYNNAFMTGNIKRTMLAFGDYFRTKHTPFLREALIFVSLLTSFVLGVVFSAYLTIFYHEKTILGVPVMMSIFYLSMVFASWRKKGKEKA, from the coding sequence ATGAGATTATTACCAATAAGAAAAATATCACGTCAGTCTAAGAGGCTAGCGCTTTTTTTGACTTTTTGTGCAGGGTATGTCGATGCCTATACCTTTATCGTGCGAGGGAACACCCTTGTGGCTGGACAAACAGGGAATGTGGTTTTTCTCTCTGTAGGACTCATTCAACAAAATGTATCGGATGCTAGTGCTAAAGTAATGACCTTGCTTTTCTTTATGATGGGTGTCTTTTTTCTGACATTGTATAAGGAAAAACTACGAATTGTTAAAAAGCCGATTTTGTCCTTGATTCCACTTGCAGTCTTATCCCTAATTATAGGCTTTGTGCCGCAAACGGTTGACAATATCTATCTCGTACCGCCCTTGGCCTTTTGTATGGGTCTGGTGACAACTGCTTTTGGAGAAGTGTCAGGTATTGCCTATAATAATGCTTTTATGACTGGGAATATTAAACGAACCATGTTGGCTTTTGGGGATTATTTCCGAACCAAGCATACGCCCTTCCTGCGTGAAGCCTTGATTTTCGTTAGCCTACTTACCAGCTTTGTTCTTGGAGTTGTCTTTTCAGCTTACTTGACGATTTTCTATCATGAAAAGACGATTCTAGGTGTTCCAGTGATGATGAGCATCTTTTACCTTAGTATGGTTTTTGCTTCTTGGAGGAAAAAAGGGAAAGAAAAAGCTTAA
- the yidA gene encoding sugar-phosphatase, which yields MSIKLIAVDIDGTLVNSKKEITPEVFSAIQDAKEAGVKVVIATGRPIAGVAKLLDDLQLRDEGDYVVTFNGALVQETATGHEIISESLAYENYLDMEFLSRKLGVHMHAITKDGIYTANRNIGKYTVHESTLVSMPIFYRTPEEMAGKEIVKCMFIDEPEILDAAIEKIPAEFYERYSINKSAPFYLELLKKNVDKGSAITHLAEKLGLTKDETMAIGDEENDRAMLEVVGNPVVMENGNPELKKIAKYITKTNDESGVAHAIRKWVL from the coding sequence ATGAGTATTAAACTAATCGCCGTCGATATCGATGGTACCCTGGTTAACAGTAAAAAGGAAATCACTCCGGAAGTCTTTTCTGCCATCCAAGATGCCAAAGAAGCTGGCGTCAAGGTCGTCATTGCAACAGGTCGTCCTATCGCAGGTGTTGCCAAACTTCTGGACGACTTGCAGTTGAGAGACGAGGGTGACTATGTGGTAACCTTCAACGGTGCCCTTGTCCAAGAAACTGCTACTGGCCATGAGATTATCAGCGAATCCTTGGCCTATGAGAATTATCTGGATATGGAATTTCTCAGTCGTAAGCTCGGTGTCCACATGCACGCTATTACCAAGGACGGTATCTATACTGCCAATCGCAATATCGGAAAGTACACGGTGCACGAATCAACCCTCGTCAGCATGCCCATCTTTTACCGCACTCCTGAAGAAATGGCTGGCAAGGAAATCGTCAAATGTATGTTTATCGATGAACCAGAGATTCTCGATGCTGCGATTGAAAAGATTCCAGCCGAATTTTACGAGCGCTACTCCATCAACAAATCAGCTCCTTTCTACCTCGAACTCCTTAAAAAGAATGTAGACAAGGGTTCAGCTATTACCCACCTAGCTGAAAAACTCGGATTGACCAAAGATGAAACCATGGCGATTGGTGACGAAGAAAATGACCGTGCCATGCTCGAGGTCGTTGGCAACCCCGTTGTTATGGAAAATGGAAATCCAGAACTCAAAAAAATCGCCAAATACATCACCAAAACGAATGACGAATCTGGCGTAGCCCATGCTATTCGTAAGTGGGTATTGTAG
- the rpmA gene encoding 50S ribosomal protein L27, whose product MLKMTLNNLQLFAHKKGGGSTSNGRDSQAKRLGAKAADGQTVTGGSILYRQRGTHIYPGVNVGRGGDDTLFAKVEGVVRFERKGRDKKQVSVYPIAK is encoded by the coding sequence ATGTTGAAAATGACTCTTAACAACTTGCAACTTTTCGCCCACAAAAAAGGTGGAGGTTCTACATCAAACGGACGTGATTCACAAGCGAAACGTCTTGGAGCTAAAGCAGCTGACGGACAAACTGTAACAGGTGGATCAATCCTTTACCGTCAACGTGGTACACACATCTATCCAGGTGTAAACGTTGGACGTGGTGGAGACGATACTTTGTTCGCTAAAGTTGAAGGCGTAGTACGCTTTGAACGTAAAGGTCGCGATAAAAAACAAGTTTCTGTTTACCCAATCGCAAAATAA